From a single Hymenobacter sp. YIM 151500-1 genomic region:
- a CDS encoding OmpA family protein, which produces MRSILLLIVVGLVVAWLPMQAQMAAAWQTYTDAGTGYQLSYPHGWQVHEGETRPDVSFYVGPSWQTTPAAVSFSVRPLSDRRKDLNLLAAGQADSVALALVALPRAQILHLEQYDAGRHQEVRYDYTYAAAPPATGRTRVVGRRLWRGGYEYRIEYQATTEQNGRYLAAGRRLVESFAFVGQGLPSRRYLDQRCDDKMYAIAALRTTDGRVEDDCRTIHEFATADPATLAKVHRRVLPFQSYALAKGFDNNLYSVTKAPTDRPEYVYCYDPATRQGRYTTWQLPAQGPENFWISAATDQRGDLYFITSNASLLVRVNPPTGAVTVVWTADPLRKAAYYPAIGFTGAGTHANFCLDDTNTLYEVYSTDGALLKIDLLTQQPAPELIPLDGLPKLGGYSDILLQHDTGGRRWLYLAGPKSLYKVDLARRYATRLRRGVYTDLAGCNLFRPAARPTPPPPPTTSTWRGRVLDATTFQPLPQAQLRLRGNESETLTTVPLGPDGSFSFAAKSGHAYGALVRLSGYLSADSTYIARPGPYVQDILLRPVAVGATLALNNVQFEQGQAVLLPSSLPALNQLVALLTTNPTMTIELRGHTDNVGDPQKNVVLSEQRVAAVKAYLVGRGIAEGRITGLGFGGAQPRASNAQEATRQLNRRVEFRVTGR; this is translated from the coding sequence ATGCGTAGTATTCTTTTGCTGATTGTAGTGGGGTTGGTGGTAGCGTGGCTGCCGATGCAGGCCCAGATGGCCGCGGCCTGGCAGACGTACACCGACGCCGGCACGGGCTATCAGCTTTCGTACCCCCACGGCTGGCAGGTGCACGAGGGCGAAACCCGGCCCGACGTCAGCTTTTACGTAGGCCCGAGCTGGCAAACGACCCCGGCCGCCGTCAGCTTCAGCGTCCGGCCCCTATCCGACCGGCGCAAAGACCTCAACCTACTGGCCGCCGGCCAGGCCGACTCGGTGGCCCTGGCCCTGGTGGCGCTGCCGCGGGCCCAGATCCTGCACCTGGAGCAGTACGACGCCGGCCGCCACCAGGAAGTGCGCTACGACTACACCTACGCCGCCGCGCCGCCGGCCACGGGCCGCACCCGCGTGGTGGGGCGCCGGCTCTGGCGCGGGGGATACGAGTATCGTATCGAATACCAAGCCACTACCGAGCAGAACGGCCGCTACCTGGCCGCGGGCCGCCGGCTGGTGGAGTCGTTTGCCTTCGTGGGCCAGGGCCTGCCCAGCCGCCGCTACCTCGACCAGCGCTGCGACGACAAGATGTACGCCATTGCGGCCCTGCGCACCACCGACGGCCGGGTGGAAGACGACTGCCGCACCATCCACGAGTTTGCCACCGCCGACCCCGCCACCCTGGCCAAGGTGCACCGGCGGGTGCTGCCGTTTCAGTCCTACGCCCTGGCCAAGGGCTTCGACAACAACCTGTACTCGGTAACCAAGGCCCCCACCGACCGGCCCGAGTACGTGTACTGCTACGACCCGGCCACCCGGCAGGGCCGCTACACCACCTGGCAGCTGCCGGCCCAGGGCCCGGAAAACTTCTGGATTTCGGCGGCCACCGACCAGCGCGGCGACTTGTATTTCATCACCAGCAACGCCAGCCTGCTGGTCCGCGTCAACCCGCCCACGGGCGCCGTTACGGTGGTCTGGACCGCCGACCCCCTGCGCAAAGCGGCCTACTACCCGGCCATCGGGTTTACCGGGGCGGGCACCCACGCCAACTTCTGCCTCGACGACACTAACACCCTCTATGAGGTGTACAGCACCGACGGCGCCCTGCTTAAGATTGACCTGCTCACCCAGCAGCCCGCCCCCGAACTCATCCCGCTCGACGGCCTGCCCAAGCTGGGCGGCTACAGCGACATTCTGCTGCAACACGACACCGGCGGCCGCCGCTGGCTGTACCTGGCCGGCCCCAAGTCCCTGTACAAAGTGGACCTGGCCCGGCGCTACGCCACGCGGCTGCGCCGCGGCGTGTACACCGACCTGGCCGGCTGCAACCTGTTTCGGCCGGCTGCCCGCCCCACCCCGCCACCCCCGCCCACCACGTCCACCTGGCGAGGCCGGGTATTGGATGCCACCACGTTTCAGCCCCTGCCCCAGGCCCAGCTGCGCCTGCGCGGCAACGAAAGCGAAACGCTTACCACGGTGCCCCTGGGGCCGGATGGCAGCTTCTCGTTTGCGGCCAAGTCGGGCCACGCCTACGGGGCGCTGGTGCGGCTCAGCGGCTACCTGTCGGCCGACAGCACCTACATTGCCCGCCCTGGCCCTTACGTGCAGGACATTTTGCTGCGGCCCGTGGCCGTGGGAGCCACGCTGGCGCTAAACAACGTGCAGTTTGAGCAGGGCCAGGCCGTGCTGCTGCCCTCGTCCCTGCCCGCTCTCAACCAGCTCGTAGCCCTGCTCACCACCAACCCCACCATGACCATCGAGCTGCGCGGCCACACCGACAACGTGGGCGACCCGCAGAAGAACGTGGTGCTCAGCGAGCAGCGGGTGG
- a CDS encoding 3' terminal RNA ribose 2'-O-methyltransferase Hen1, with the protein MLLTITTTHYPATDLGYLLHKNPARLQTIDVAYGQAYVFYPEATPERCTAALLLDIDPIGLVRTHRGPAGEGFALEQYVNDRPYVASSFLSAALAKAFNTALNGTCKDRPELPDTLLPLEATVAALPAAGPEQLRRLFEPLGYAIETEAHPLDPTEPAWGDSRYVTLRLRHPALRLGELLSHLYVLVPVLDRGDKHYWISQEEVEKLLRRGGEWLPRHPEREFITRRYLRFAEYVNPTLERLLVGEEPEAGEEPAEVPADAAQHAPAAADPAENAVDPPSPVAANLPTAKRNLHDLRLDRVAAEIRRLGAKRVLDLGCGEGKLTRRLLSIPQVEHVLALDVSWRELQRAQERLHVAEMSPRQRERLTLAQGSLLYHDPRLAGYDAAAVVEVIEHLDESRLAAFEQVVFARARPGAVFVTTPNADYNQRYETLAAGQFRHQDHRFEWTRAEFAAWAAGVAGRHGYRLRLEPLGPEDADVGAPSQLAVFEAE; encoded by the coding sequence ATGCTGCTTACCATTACCACCACCCATTACCCGGCCACCGACCTGGGCTACTTGCTGCACAAGAACCCGGCGCGGCTACAAACCATTGACGTTGCCTACGGTCAGGCCTACGTTTTCTACCCCGAAGCCACGCCCGAGCGGTGCACGGCCGCCCTGCTGCTCGACATCGACCCGATTGGGCTGGTGCGCACCCACCGCGGCCCGGCCGGCGAAGGGTTTGCCCTGGAGCAGTACGTCAACGACCGGCCTTACGTGGCCTCGTCCTTTCTCAGTGCGGCCCTGGCTAAAGCCTTCAACACCGCCCTGAACGGCACCTGCAAAGACCGTCCCGAGCTGCCCGACACGCTGCTGCCCCTGGAAGCCACCGTGGCCGCCCTGCCCGCCGCCGGCCCCGAGCAGCTCCGGCGCCTGTTCGAGCCCCTGGGCTACGCAATAGAAACGGAAGCGCACCCACTGGACCCTACTGAGCCCGCCTGGGGCGACAGCCGCTACGTCACGCTGCGCCTGCGCCATCCGGCCCTGCGCCTGGGCGAGCTGCTCAGCCACCTCTACGTGCTCGTTCCCGTGCTCGACCGGGGCGACAAGCACTACTGGATCAGCCAGGAGGAAGTAGAGAAGCTGCTGCGCCGCGGCGGCGAGTGGCTGCCCCGCCACCCGGAGCGCGAATTCATTACCCGCCGCTACCTCCGCTTTGCCGAGTACGTGAACCCCACGCTGGAACGGCTGCTAGTAGGAGAGGAGCCTGAAGCTGGCGAGGAGCCTGCCGAGGTGCCCGCGGATGCTGCCCAGCATGCGCCAGCTGCCGCCGACCCGGCCGAAAACGCAGTTGACCCGCCGAGCCCGGTCGCGGCCAACCTGCCGACGGCCAAGCGCAACCTGCACGACCTGCGCCTCGACCGCGTGGCCGCGGAAATCCGGCGGCTGGGGGCCAAGCGGGTGCTGGACTTGGGCTGCGGCGAAGGCAAGCTGACGCGCCGCCTGCTCTCGATTCCGCAGGTGGAGCACGTGCTGGCCCTGGACGTGTCGTGGCGGGAGTTGCAGCGGGCCCAGGAGCGCCTGCACGTGGCCGAAATGTCGCCGCGGCAGCGGGAGCGGCTGACGCTGGCCCAGGGCTCCCTGCTCTACCACGACCCGCGCCTGGCCGGCTACGACGCCGCGGCCGTAGTGGAAGTCATCGAGCACCTCGACGAAAGCCGCCTGGCTGCCTTCGAGCAAGTAGTGTTTGCCCGTGCCCGGCCCGGAGCTGTGTTCGTCACCACCCCAAACGCCGACTACAACCAGCGCTACGAAACCCTAGCGGCCGGCCAGTTCCGCCACCAGGACCACCGCTTCGAGTGGACGCGGGCCGAGTTTGCCGCCTGGGCCGCGGGCGTGGCCGGGCGCCACGGCTACCGCCTGCGCCTGGAGCCGCTGGGCCCCGAAGACGCCGACGTGGGCGCCCCGTCCCAGCTGGCGGTGTTCGAGGCGGAGTAG